Genomic window (Juglans microcarpa x Juglans regia isolate MS1-56 chromosome 2S, Jm3101_v1.0, whole genome shotgun sequence):
TATGACATGAAACCAGCAACAGATTCATTGTCTCACTTTTGCCAATACACTCTCTAGAGTTTCGTATCCAAAAGTTGTTTGGCCATCCACTTCCCTCTTTTTGGAGAAAATACCGTTTTCTTGCTGCAACTCAAcacaaactatataaataaaaaggaaccCCGATGAGCTTAAAGCAACAGGTATTTCAAAAAGATTTTGATCAAAATTCTACGAATGTATGTTCAGATTTAAAATCTTTTGCTCCCACGGGTTGTCGTCAAAGCAAGAACTACCcccggggagagagagagagagcacttaAGCTTCAATAGAAGTTTTAAGAAGAAAAACGAGTTGAAGAAGAatcattttctttcctccttttgattttttagagagagaaaaagagtgaGAGGAGCAAAAAATCCAACAGACAAAATTAAGTCTGACTCCAACATCTTTGGTGTCGCCAGTTTGACATATACCGGAGCGAAATAGCTCCGTGCAACCGGTTCACCTAATCAAAGTCAATGTTTTAGCTTCAAACACAAATGAATTTTCTTATCCAACAAAGCAGATCTTCACATTCAAAAAcggttttttgaaaaatttaaatcaagAAATAGCGGACTGCAACCAAATTAAATTAGATCAGATTTACTGATTCGGCCCTAGAAGACATAATTTAGAGTTTCCAGCCAAATTCCACAGCAGAATTAAACGATTGAGAAAAACTCcacaataaacaaaataaaacttaaaaaacacTTCTAGAATCAAATTGAGCTAAACAAAGCTTAAgcttacttttattttcaataaccaAATCCTGAAAACTTCACATAAAAAAGTCTAGAAAAATCTTCAGTGCACACGATTGGACAGCAGAATCTGCCGACAATCACATATAGTAATCTGGCCGTTTTTACCTGCACAAGCCAATTCTCGTCGAAGAAGGCTTTTCCACTCCAAGACGGAACACTGACGTCAAAGTTTCCGAGATCGGAATCGtcgataatttgaggaagaacGGCGGAGGAGAAGTTAGAGAGAGCGGAGTCGATGGGAAAATGGTGGATTCGGAGTGAGAAGTCGATGGGCGAGAGGAAGGGGATGAGATCAGGGAGGGtggagagagtgggaggaggGAGGTGAGGGACTGGGAGGCGGAGGAAGGTCGGGGGTTCTAGGTTTTCGCTCGGAGAGAAGTAGTCGACGTTGAGGTGCATTTcactttgagagagagagagagcaaaatgCAACGGACTTCTTTGGGAAtagaattgaattgaattttggCGGTCTAAAGGAAGGGGATAGGTATTTATAGTGGGAGGGACCGTAAAGGTCTCTCTCGCTGAGTTGCGTTGTGGGCGTGCATTACCCGCCTCCATTTGCAACGTGCAGAAACAATTGTATATAGTTTGATGGGAAAGtgtaaattttctaaaaaataaagaaataaattttgaaaaaaaaaatcacactttattatctcaaattacatttatttattttaagataataTTAGAGAGAAGTCACTGTAGCAatgcacactttgcactcactacatagctgtttttaattctttacttttttattttagacttgagagatgtgtggtctagatgatgccacatcatgtgtgcaaaatggttACTCCCAACCGtggcttctatctatatttattcttatgttttcagagatgagatgagatgagattaaagttaaaaagttgaataaaatattgttagaatatattttttaatattatttttgttttgggatttgaaaaagttgaattgtttattttattttgtgtggggatttgaaaaagttgtaatgatgaagtgagaagagatgagatgtttcttgaaaacaaacgaggccttaatccCCAACtctaaataaaaagttttatggTATCCTACATTAAAATGGatgattacataaaattaacaCTTAATTCCTAAAGGAGAGAATAAATAGCAAAATgagtgattgggtgaagtgaaACTGTGAAACATTAGCAATTCAATACGAGTGAGAGTTTAGGGTTGAGGAATGGTTTTGAAGCTTGGAGATATTAAAGGCAGTTTTTATGAGTTTTGTAGATCACGACATAACTGTGAACGGTTAAGAATTTGGTGGCTTCATGCATGGCAGGTATGCTGACTTGAAGAACAACAAATTATCCAAAGTTTTTCCAGCATTAATGTTCCTATCTACTTAGTGCAAGTAGAAGCGTTTTTGCTTGTATATTTGTAAAGTAATTTATTCTATAATTGACAAACTCTGCAATCCTTCAAAGctaattctttatatatatatatatatattgaagcaCTCTAAAGATAATTTTTGAAGGTACAAGACACTCatatttcatgcattttcatggTCTCCTTGCATACCAATGTCACAAGTGGCCAAGTAAAAATTGGTGATAAGTACGTGTGACACTTGGAACCTCATCAGTACTCTTTTGTTTAAATCTGTACACCTCATCTATATTCATTACTTAGTGCAAGTCTGTGAGGGAAGTGTTTTAAATGTCTATGCCATGCTTTGTATTGCACAAAACATAACACAAATACCTGTGAAATTTAAATccagaaattaaatatttctgTTCACTTGCTCAAATTTACTAATCTGCTCTCACTCAAAAAGAAAGTTGATGCACTAGCAGGGTCTTACCCAATTACTGATTTAAATATCGACCAATCATCAAAAGGTATTAACATGTTTAGTAGATAGATATCAATTACGGATCCCATATTCATATATGTATTCTGAAGTCATTCTAACCCATTACACGTTTATGGTGGAAGTCATTGTGTTAAGGATTTATCAGTTTCAActattgattataaaaaaatttcaatcacaTGCAAGGGTCTAAAAACATAAATGTATTATCTAAGAAGAAGTATTGTAGCTGATGCTATCAAATTGTTCTTCTATTGTTCTTCTGACAGTTTCAACTATTGAGTGTACTTCATTTCTTTTACTGTTCTTCTGACTGTAACGTGATACAAAATCAAGCAATATGAAATACGATGACAGCAGTGTCAATTCAAGTTCTCGGACACAGAGTCCATTTTGCTACTGTGAGATGCCATCCAAGCTAAGGATTTCGGGCAAGACTACCAGTTATGGCAGACGATTTTACAActatccaaattataaaaacaacaaGCAAAGTGAATTTTTTCAATGAATTGATCTTCAAGTAGAACTAAACACATGTTGCAAGATGACGTTGGAGCTAGCTCAAAGAAGGAACAACATAACAAACCAAGAACGTATAATGACTAAACAAGCCAAATTTACCGTTTATTATTGTCATGGTCTTGttttattgtgatttgtgtTGTAATCATTTTGTATCCTAGCAACAATTATGGTGTGTTGTAGAAATGGTCATTAGGCCATTTCTATCTTTTGTAGTGTTGTACTTTTGGAATGTAATGATacttatattttaagaaatgcAATGATGCTTAACTTTATATATCccagaatctgaaaattcttgCTCAATCAATCATTTCCATAACATAAACGTAACATTTCTATTAAATCATGAACATAACATTAACTAACATGATCcagaatttgaaaaaacaacTCCATTACATTTCCCATAAAATCATGAACATAACATTAACATTAACATGATCCATAGCATTTTCATTAACTTGCTCCATTAATTGAGCCATCACCGCAGTCCTCCAATTCTTCACTCTCATTAACtgtaacataaaaaaaagaaaaacaattacacAACAACTTAAACAGCATCATCACGTTTGAAGCACCAATTTAAAGACCAACCAACCTCATGTTTGAAGCGACGGATCCAAGTTTTGAGATATGTTCCCAGTTGTATTTCCAAGATCCCtacataaaagataataaaccataaaaaaatattgaagtagtgattaaaacacaaaatatgaaaaacaaaaatttgcattTTATAAACAAACCTCACTGAATGACAGTTGTTCTAAGCATGACCCCCAGTTGTTTGAAGCGATGGATCCAAAATTGAAGTGTTGTTCGCAGTTGTATTTCCAAGATCCCtacataaaagataataaacaatAACCAATTATTTAAGTAGTgattaaaagacaaaaaattaaaatacaaatttcaaaactttgtAAACAAACCTCACTAAAGGATAGTTGTTCTTAGCATGACCCTCAATCTTGCAAATACTACAACGTCTTTTCTTCGTGGTTTGAGTTTCTTTCGAGTTTTTTGCTTTCAACAATTTTAGTCGGCCTTTTGTTGGCACCCATGAAGGATCCAACAAAATTTGTGTAAAATTTGATACAACTTGTGATCTTAACATTTGTGGATCATTCAATGACATGTTTCCACTTTCTgcaatttcttttccttcaatttcttccatcaagAGCAACTCCTTGTAGACCCTGTATAAGGCAAGAGAGAGATGGTTACATTTATGTATTGATTGTGATCCAAGTTCTGCAATATCATAGAATTGTATCATCAACTTGCTTTTTCTCATGACTGGATCATCCTGTGTCATTACAATTCCATCAGAATTTGGTATGTCAATAATAGCCCGCCTCTTAGCATTGATGCTCCATCTCtctaaaatataatgatatgGCAACATATCTAATTTTGATTTCCTCCCAAGGACACTTAGAATATGCCTATAGAGAATCCCTATAAACTCAAATATATGACATGTACATGTTGCCTTCGCTTCTTCACTctctaaggtcacataataagtAGGTTTATCTTTGTCATTCAGTGTGACTCCGCATATCTTACTGTCATCCTCTTTGTCAACTTTGGTTGATTTGTCTTGTTGGCTATTGAATAGCTCATCTTGGAAGATCATGAAAGACTTCCTTGTATAGACTGAGGCCGCATCTTCTTCAATTTTCCATAACGTATTTATAATTTCTTGTGTCGATTTTATTCGCACgtccttctctttctccttaAAATAACGTGTATCTAAGATTTTCTCGTATTGATGCACAAAGTCACTCACCTTtgtgcatcttcttcttcaaacaatttttttcttttattttccaaataattcTCGACGTCCTTACCAATACATCCAATGTTAAAATCACTACCTGATTATTTACTTAAcactaacattatttttcttattggtaCACCGGACTCATTCAAAGtgagaatgagtttttttttggaCACAGGTCACTCCTCTATGTCCACGAAGCAAACTAGTACTTCTCGTTGTAAGTAGCTCATGGTTGTGTTGAACGACGAACTTGAATACTGTTCACTTCTCTCCATCCTTTTTTATACACATCGTTACTTTACACCCAATCTTTGTCTCAGTTGGTTCAGGAATTTCTCGTTCTTTTTGTTTCCGACTTTCACGTCGAAATCCCTCCCTTGAGCAAACATACTCTACTAAATTAGTTTTATGTCCTCTTTTGATAATTGAGTATGGTTGGTCCTCATTGCAAAACCTTTTCGTCTTACATACGCCTTGTAAAATGCTTGGGCGTCTTCTACCTCATCGAACTCCTTTCCAACAAATGGCTCAAAAAGATCACTACTCAAACTAGAAATCGTATTTACTCCATCTTCATCTCCCACATTATATCCATCTTCCACATTCACTCAATCTTCCACCACTCGATCTTCCACCACTCGATTTTTCACATTCACTCCATCTCTAATATCCACTCCATCTTCCACATTCATTCTATCTTCCACATTTGGCACATGTAGCACATTCATATCACATTCTTGTACTCCAATTTCTGCTCCAATACTATCATCTTCAACTTCTTGACAGTTTCTACTCATCATTATCTCAACTTCATCACTATCCGAATTTGACAGAAAATCcttcattaaaacataaaacaataaaaaaagttaaatgatAGAAGTCACTCCAATCATGggatttttgttgttgttgggaaaaaaaataaaaaaaaaaaagagaaagaaagaaacattaaaacattcagatgttcttgtttcttttatttctttcaggATCATGCCATGGCCACAAAAAAAGACCTTTGCCCatttaaattaaagacaaaatcCAGTTGAAGTTAGCTAATGGTATTTTGCTCAAGAGTGAAGGAAAATAAGCTGGAGTGGTTTTGCGTAATACTAGAAACGAGTTTATGCAATGAACTATGaaattctattaattttgtATGAAAGTCTTACCAAACTGATCTGTCATTCTGTTAGTTGTTTCCTCCAGATATCAACTACGACATTGTTAATATATGGCCTCTCATTAACctcttattcaattttttctcttgcaGGAAGTAATTCTCCTCAATCAATCTAAATGCAGAACATAAAAATACGACTGAAACACAggaactcaaaaaaaaatttaatatgatcTGAAAAAGCAAACCATGTGCGACGGCAAGGCTGCAATTGGCTGAAGGGTGCGACGGGCTAGACAGGTGTGACGGCTGAAGGGTGCGACGAGCTGAGACGGGTGGCGACGGGCTGTGGAGGTCTAGGTTGTGACGAGCTATGGAGGTCTAGGTTGTGATGGGCTGTGGAGGTCTAGGTTGGGACGACTGGCTACGAAGGCCTGAGACAGGTTGTGGAGGTCAGACTGTGTGGAGTGCAGAGGGCGTTTCGGCAACATGGTGGGCAATGGGGACTCGGGAGGGAGTGCAGAGGGGAAAAAGAAATTCTGTGTATTTGATTTTGCTATCCTACAACATGGTTCatgaaatttacatgaagaTTATTGACGTGTAAGAAATTCAATTGTTGCCATTGAAAGCCCAAGAACGGCTTATCCGTTAAGAAGAGGGACTGATGTTGATATCACCTGTGTAAGAGTCATATTACTGACAACAATACTTGGACTGGATGGGTCATAACAAACCAGTCCAAGCTGATGGGATGGGCCTTGAAGCCCATCTAATATAGGAAGCGGGCGGTCCACGAGGCTTTTAGCTTATTCGGTCGAGCAGTGTCTCCAGAGTAAACCGAGATTGCGGCCTGGCGTGTGAAATAGCCCCCAAGTAGCCTTTTCCGGGTTTTCCTTTTCCCCTCCAATTCCCTCGCACGAAGAGCAACTGCGCTCTCTCCCAAATTAGCTCCGTTTCCCCTCACTCACACTCAGGCCATCAAAGGCTCGGGCGGGACTTTGAGCTAGCTCAGAAAGACTGGATATCGCTCTACCAATTAGTTCAATCCCAGGTAAGTCGTTCGTCTCCTTCACTGACTGGagttcttctcatcagtcaaaCTCCCGCGCTTACACAAGCGTTTCCAGCGTCAATGAATATCTCATACGACTTTTCGTTTTAATGGCGTTCCCGAAATTTGATTATACGAATATTTTGCTGCTGCATATGCTAAGAAGTTTCAATCTGTTGGTGGGCTTCTTGGAATTGTTGGGTACTGTCGAGTTTCAGATATAATGGGCATTAGAAATGAACTCTATCTATCTATTTTGTCCAAGAGTTTTCCGCAAAGTATCgtactttttttgtatttctcgGGAATTGTGTGACCACACCTTCGATGGTCATAAGGTTGATGATGGGTTTAGATTAATTGAGGAGCCCTTGAAAGGAATGTGGAGATGTTCAGATTTTGATGCCGTTTCAGATGAAAAGCCCACTGCCAATGAGTATGAAACACGTGCCCGTCATTTATCAGCGAGGCagggttttttttataatgtaaaGATTGATGCTAGGAGGGTTCTTGAAGTTCTCGAGCAAGATGGTCCCGGATTTGATACGAAATTGACTCTAAACGAGTTGTCTATAAGGCTTTCAGGGCTTCTCGTGAGGGAAGTTCTGTTGGGAATTTTGAGGAATGTAAATTATGCTAATAAGCTGCGGTCTGCGAAATTAGGGTATAAGTTTTTTGTGTGGTCTGGTCAACAGGAGCATTACAGGCATACTGCGAATTCTTACCATTTAATAATGAAGATATTTGCAGATTGTGAGGAGTTTAAGGCAGTGTGGAGGATGGTTGACGAGATGATTGAAAATGGGTTCCCAACTACAGCTCGAACATTTAACATATTGATATGTACTTTTTGTGGGGCAGGATTGGCAAGGAAAGTTGTGGAGAGGTTCATCAGATCAAAGACATTTAATTATAGGCCATTTAAACATTCATACAATGCAATTCTAGTTTCTCTTCTCACCGTAAACCAGTACAAGTTGATTGAGTGGGTGTATCAACAGATGTTACGTGAGGGTCATTCTCCAGATGTTCTAACTTATAATGTTGTCATGTGTGCAAGGTATAGGTTGGGAAAGTTGGATCAGTTCCATCGACTGCTTGATGAAATGGGTAGAAGTGGATTTTCTCCAGACATTCATACATATAATATCCTTCTTCATGTTCTAGGAAAAGGAGATAAACCGCTTGCAGCTCTTAATCTTTTGAATCACATGAAAGAATTGGGTTTTTACCCAAGTGTTCTTCACTTCACCACATTGATAGATGGACTTAGCCGGGCTGGAAATTTGGATGCCTGCAACTATTTTTTCagtgaaatgataaaaaatgggTGTATGCCAGATGTGGTTTGTTACACTGTGATGATCACAGGATATGTCGTGGCTGGGGAGCTTGAGAAAGCTCAGGAAATGTTTGATGAGATGATAATCCAGGGACATCTTCCAAATGTATTCACATACAATTCCATGATTCGTGGGCTTTGTATGGAAGGGAAATTCGAGGATGCATGCTCAATGCTCAAGCAAATGGAATCTAGAGGTTGTAATCCAAATTTCCTTGTGTACAGCACCTTAGTGAGTAATTTGAGAAATGCTGGAAAGCTTTCTGAAGCTCATGAAGTAATAAAACATATGGTGGAGAAGGGGCAGTATGTCCATCTTCTCTCGAAGTTCAAGAAATATAGGAGATGCTAAAgcagtaaaatatttaattggaGATCATTCTCTTGTAACCTCATACAGACATAACTTATTCATCCAGCGATAATTTTGAAGACACAACAAGATTCTATCTCCTGCATGCAGATATGTCACCAATTCCACCAAAAACACCATGATAAATTCAAGCCAATGCTGAATTTTCCAGTGGCAACAACCATGTCATGATTGGCTGATTCCTGCAATCCTGAAGTAAGCACATGTTTGCGGAGAATTTTGATGGGATGTAGTTACATTCTGGTTATTGCTTTGCATAAGcattttttctaacattttgCCTTCATATCCTCAAGGATGCCTAAGTCTAGCTTAATCACTACTTATGTTCTAGGTGATCGCTGAAACAATACTATCTCCAGGCAATTTCCTGGCCGAGTTCTCATGGTACATAGTGCTGTACTGCTATTATTTGAGTAGTTTATCTAGTCCCTAAGATAACAAATGGCTACGCAATGTTGGGTAGCCCTGCCCTTCCCCATAGTCATCTGTGAGCTTGATATCTCGGGTTCACATACGGAGTCTTGAACGACCATGCTTTATGATGAACCCCAAGCTTTGGCAGAGtgattctttttgtttgtttctttgtttgtttaaCGTTGCGACTTGTGGAGGTGGGGGTCGTTATCAtcattgtgatttttattactacTTTGTTGGGTTTTTTGAATTAGATTATTATTGGGATTGAGAATCTGGATAGAAACCTGAGTGGCAAAAGGTTGGGTCTCAAAGGAGGTATCTTTACTCATTACATATCCGCTACTTTCGGTTATTCCCAGCAAAGCTATCTACACGTTATCTACACGTTTGCTTTGCTAATATCCTTATCACGGCTTCTTCTTATCTTTGGCTGTGGCGTAGATTTGAGCCTTTGATGGCTTACAactacaaaattacaaacaaataTGGCTTAGCTCAGATAATTTGTTAGAATGCTGATTTGCACTCTGAGTGGTACCAACTGGTAGTTATCAAGTCCCTGCCATCCATTTTTAGCACGTAGTAGCACAACATAAAAGTTGTATAGCCAATTGTTTCCGACACTTTTTCAAGCTGTGCATACAAAAGGCTATAATGCCTGGGGGCATCTTGATAACGAATGACGCATGTGGATGGTCCAACCCATCAACCTAACTGTTCATTTATAGCAGTAAGGGGACTTTGTTGAGGGCAGATTAGAAATATTATGTACACAAGCTGATATGAACTATCTACACACTCCCGACTTGAAGGATTTAGTTTTAAACTTCTCATGCAAATTTAATTGCCATATTAGCTTCATGAAATGTATGTTTTCCATACTAGCAAGTAAAACTCTGCTCAGAGCACTTATATCTCCGTCTATTGGTGATGACTGCTTTACCAATCAGAGGCTGCATGCCATATTAGTGATAAACAAGCCTGCCTAAACCTGTCACAAAGTTAGTGGAATCCTGTTCTTGTCTGAGTAGTTTATTCAGCAATCAGCGTCAATTCACTATCAAGCCACGCAACCCCATTTGGTGGCAGCCCCTGAATATGCTCTCAAATTGGATTGGACTTGTGTCAAAAGAATAATATAGCTATTTTTGTATTCATTCAATTCCTTTCTGACGATGGATCTCTTGGCGCATTTAGACTTGTTTGAGCTTCAACAAGGATAACCACCCCAAGAAAATTAAGCCAAAACTCCTCCTGCACTTTTTCTTCGTTTCGAAGAAGACAAACCTAATGGTTTGACAGCCTTAAAACCCGTCTGCATTAGGTGCGTTTTGAAGATGTCTAAAAACCATAGAATTAGAAAAACCACTGGAGAAAATAAAACCCATAAAAGTAGTGTTGAACAATGAGCAAAAAATTCCCATCTTCTTCATCTATTCGTTCTTTCATTTATGCAGCTTTAAGCAGAGCTTATTAAAAGCAAACCTCTTATTAATGGGAAAATAGCAATAACAAGAGCACTTATAGTAGTATTGATTGAAATTTAGCCTTTGTTTTact
Coding sequences:
- the LOC121252411 gene encoding protein FAR1-RELATED SEQUENCE 5-like codes for the protein MIFQDELFNSQQDKSTKVDKEDDSKICGVTLNDKDKPTYYVTLESEEAKATCTCHIFEFIGILYRHILSVLGRKSKLDMLPYHYILERWSINAKRRAIIDIPNSDGIVMTQDDPVMRKSKLMIQFYDIAELGSQSIHKCNHLSLALYRVYKELLLMEEIEGKEIAESGNMSLNDPQMLRSQVVSNFTQILLDPSWVPTKGRLKLLKAKNSKETQTTKKRRCSICKIEGHAKNNYPLVRDLGNTTANNTSILDPSLQTTGVNESEELEDCGDGSINGAS
- the LOC121252918 gene encoding pentatricopeptide repeat-containing protein At3g60050-like; translation: MNSIYLFCPRVFRKVSYFFCISRELCDHTFDGHKVDDGFRLIEEPLKGMWRCSDFDAVSDEKPTANEYETRARHLSARQGFFYNVKIDARRVLEVLEQDGPGFDTKLTLNELSIRLSGLLVREVLLGILRNVNYANKLRSAKLGYKFFVWSGQQEHYRHTANSYHLIMKIFADCEEFKAVWRMVDEMIENGFPTTARTFNILICTFCGAGLARKVVERFIRSKTFNYRPFKHSYNAILVSLLTVNQYKLIEWVYQQMLREGHSPDVLTYNVVMCARYRLGKLDQFHRLLDEMGRSGFSPDIHTYNILLHVLGKGDKPLAALNLLNHMKELGFYPSVLHFTTLIDGLSRAGNLDACNYFFSEMIKNGCMPDVVCYTVMITGYVVAGELEKAQEMFDEMIIQGHLPNVFTYNSMIRGLCMEGKFEDACSMLKQMESRGCNPNFLVYSTLVSNLRNAGKLSEAHEVIKHMVEKGQYVHLLSKFKKYRRC